Proteins encoded in a region of the Psychromicrobium lacuslunae genome:
- a CDS encoding LppA family lipoprotein, with product MIDKPVSTVKAAMIVLLCTVFLLSACSGKADNVSSIDFGARPSLQTVVKKYDSMLSEMKSELSKNFAGIGWSEFQQGASINVDVPGAPGQAVNYSSAAWVAELALRGDDRTKALKVLEEVGARFGFAAPQIVKDADDHLEVIGTDQLGAHYEFSSGAKTTLSYVTGIHLAEEVGS from the coding sequence TTGATTGATAAACCCGTATCAACCGTCAAGGCAGCGATGATCGTCCTGCTCTGTACGGTGTTTCTACTCAGTGCTTGTTCCGGAAAGGCGGATAACGTGTCCTCAATAGACTTTGGTGCCAGGCCAAGCCTGCAAACCGTGGTGAAGAAATACGACTCGATGCTCAGCGAAATGAAGAGTGAGCTTTCGAAGAATTTCGCTGGCATCGGCTGGAGCGAATTCCAGCAGGGCGCTTCGATCAACGTGGATGTACCGGGGGCGCCCGGTCAAGCAGTGAATTACTCAAGCGCCGCTTGGGTGGCCGAACTGGCGTTACGCGGAGATGATCGGACCAAGGCACTCAAGGTGCTTGAAGAAGTGGGGGCACGTTTTGGCTTTGCCGCACCACAGATTGTGAAGGACGCCGACGACCATCTTGAAGTGATCGGAACAGACCAGCTAGGCGCGCATTACGAGTTCAGCAGCGGAGCGAAAACCACACTGAGTTATGTCACCGGCATTCATTTAGCCGAAGAGGTGGGATCTTAG